The following nucleotide sequence is from Streptomyces pactum.
GGGTGGTGGCCGCGGTCGGCGACGCCGACGCCCTGCACGCCGCCGTCGATACGCACACCCCGGACCTGGTCATCACCGATGTGCGGATGCCGCCCGGCCAGACGGACGAGGGGCTGCGCGCGGCCGTCGCCCTGCGCGAGCGGCGGCCCGGCCTGCCGGTGCTGGTCCTCAGCCAGTACGTCCAGCGCTCCTACGCCGCCGACATGCTGGACTCCGGGGACGGCTCGGGCGTCGGCTACCTGCTGAAGGACCGGATCGGCCAGATCGACGACTTCCTCACGGCGGTCGCCACGGTGGCGGCCGGGGGCACCGTGGTGGACCCGGAGGTGGTCCGCCAGCTGCTGCGCCGCCGCCGCGACCCGCTGGAGCGGCTGACCCCGCGCGAGCGGGAGGTGCTGGCGCTGATGGCCGAGGGCCGGTCCAACGCGGCGATCTGCCGCGAACTGGTGGTGTCCGAGGCCGCGGTGAGCAAGCACATCGGCAACATCCTGATGAAGCTGGACCTGCCCCCGGCCGAGGAGACCCACCGCCGGGTGATGGCGGTGCTGGAGTTCCTCCGCGCCTGAAGCAGCCCCCGCGCCCGAACCGGCCTTCGGCGCCCGAACCCGTCCTGCGGGCCTGACCCGCCCCCGCACCTGAAGCGGCCCTCGGCGCCGGGCTGCTCGGCTCCCGCGCCGCCCGCTCCGGTGCCGCGGTCCGTCCCGGTGCCGGGCCGGAGGTCCAGGTGCCGCCGGCTCCTCCTGCCCGGCGGCACCGGGCCCGCCGGGCCGCGGAGCGCGCGCCCTCCGTGCCGCACGACCGCACACCGGCCCCGGAACGGGACCACCGGCCGTGCCGGATCGCCGACCCGCCGCCCCGCAAAGGCGCGGACCTGCCGACCCGCTGAGGCGCCGAACCGCAAAGACGCGGAGGCGCGGTGCGGATCACCCGGGGGAGACCTTGCGGACGGTGGTGTCGTCCGGACCCACCAGCCGCCCGTCGGCGGCGCGCACCTCCAACGGGCGCAGGCCGCACCCCTGTTCGCGGTCGACCAGCCGCGAGTGCGGCTCGTCCGGACCGAAGAAGTACTCCTCGCCCCACTGGCGCAGCGCCACGACGACCGGGAAGAGCGCCCGGCCCTTCGCGGTCAGGACGTACTCGCGGTAGGCGCTGCCGTCCGAGGCGGGGACGGACTCCAGCACACCGCCGGCGACCAGGGTGCGCAACCGCGCGGTGAGGATGTTCTTCGCCACGCCGAGGCTGCGCTGGAACTCCCCGAAGCGCCGGCTTCCGTCGAAGGCGTCCCGCACGATCAGCAGGGACCACCAGTCGCCGATCGCGTCCACCGAGCGGGCGACGGGACACGGGCTGTCGTCCAGGCGCGTTCTGGTCACCATGGCGTCCTCACTCTCCTGATGGTTGCAACATGCTACCAAGACGGTCTAGCGTCGCCGTCATCACTCACTGGTAGCAACTTGAAACCATGCACCCCTAGGAGCGCCGATGCCCGGCGACCGTGACGCCGCGACCCGACCGACCCCCGCCCCGTCCTCCCGCCCCCGGAACCGGCCCCCGACCGCTGCCCCCGGAAGCGGCTCCGGAAGCGGCTCCGGCCCCGGTCCCGGGTCCGCCCCCGGCATCCGCCCGCCCCCCGGCCCCGGCCGGGGAAGGCGCCGCGTTCGTCCTGTCCCGCGGTGTCGTCGCCCTGTTCGCGGTCGCCTGCGGGGCCGCGGTGGCCAACGTCTACTTCTCCCAGCCGCTCCTGGTGACCATCGGCCAGGACCTGTCGATGAGCCCGGCACTCGTCGGCGCGGTCGTCACGCTCACCCACGCCGGCTACGGCCTGGGGCTGTTCCTCCTGGTGCCGCTGGGCGACGTGACCGACCGCCGGCGGCTCGTCGTGGCCCAGCTGCTCCTGCTCGTCGTGGCGCTGGCGGTGGTGGCCACCGCCCCGACCGCCACGGTCCTGCTGGCGGGCATGGCCGCGACGGGTCTGTGCGCGGTCGTCACCCAGACGCTGGTGGCCTTCGCGACCTCCCTGGCCCCGCCGGCCGGTCGCGGCCGGGTCGTCGGACTGGTCACCAGCGGGGTGGTCGTCGGCATCCTGCTCGCCCGCACCGCGTCCGGCGTGCTGGCCGACCTCGCCGGCTGGCGCTCCGTCTACCTCGCCTCGGCGTCGCTCACCGCCGTACTCGCCCTGGTCCTGTACCGGGTGCTGCCGCACCACGGCGGCACCCCGCCCACGCCGCTGCGCTACGGGCGGCTCCTGGGCTCCACGGTCGCCCTGTTCGCACGGGAACCGCTGCTGCGCCTGCGGGCCCTGTTCGGCCTGCTGGTCTTCGCCGCCTTCAGCACCCTGTGGAGCAGCGTCGCGCTGCCGCTCAGCGAGGCCCCGTACCACCTGTCCCACAGCGCGATCGGAGCCCTCGGGCTGATCGGCGCGGCCGGCGCCCTGGCCGCGACCGCGGCGGGCCGGCTCAACGACCGCGGGCTCTCCCGGCAGACCACCGGCACCGCCCTGGCCCTGCTCACCGTCTCCTGGCTGCCGCTGGCCTTCACCCGTGACTCGTTCGCGGCCCTGATCGCCGGGGTGGTCCTGCTCGACCTCGCCGTGCAGGCGGTGCACGTCACCAACCAGACGCTGATCTACGCGCTCCACCCGGACGCGGGCAGCCGTCTGATCGGCGGCTACATGATCTGCTACGCCGTCGGCAGCGCGACCGGTGCCATCGCCGCGACCGCCCTGTACGCGGCCGCCGGCTGGGGCGCGGTGTGCGCCCTGGGCGCCGGGGTCCGGGGACGTGCCCGCCGCGGTGGCCGCCCTGCCGGCTTGGGCGCCCTGCCATGCTGGGCGCCATGGCGATTCTCGACGGAAGGCCGGTGTCCGCGGCCGACGTGCTCCCGCTCGCGCTGACGAACCTGGGCCACTTCACCACCCTGCGCGTCGAGGCGGACGGCGGGGTGCGCGGCCTGGCGCTGCACATGGAACGCCTGGTGCGGGACTGCGCGACGGTGTGGGGAGCGGACCTGGACACCGGGCGCGTCCGCGCGTACGTCCGGCAGGGACTGGAGGGGCACCCCCGCCCCTGCGTGGTCCGGGTCACGGTCTACGACCCGGCGGCGGACATCGGACACCCCGCGGCCGCCGGCGAGCCGCGCGTCCTGGTGACCGTGCGGCCGGCCGGCGCGCTGCCCCCGCCACCGCTGCGGGTCAGGACCGTGGTGTACGAGCGCGACCTGCCCGAGGTGAAGCACACCGGCCTCTTCGGCGCCCTGCACGCCCGGGCGGCGGCCCAGCGGGCCGGCTACGACGACGCCCTGTTCGTCGGCCGGGACGGACTGGTCTCCGAGGGCGTCACCTGGAACGTCGGGTTCGTCGACCGGGAGGGCACGGTGGTGTGGCCCCAGGCCCCGGTGCTGCCCGGCGTCACCATGACCCTGCTCCGCCGGCACGCCGCCCACCGCTCCACCACCGTCACCCCTCAGCAGGCCGCCGGCATGGCCGCGGCGTTCGCCACGAACGCCGGCATCGGCGTCCGTCCGCTGTCGGCGATCGACGGCACCGGGTTCCCCGCCGGCCACCCGGTCCTCGCGCGGCTCCAGGAGACCTACGCCGCCATTCCCGGAGAGATCCCGTAGCGCGGGCCCCGGGCCGGGGTGACCGTCCGGAGTGAATGAGACCGCCGCTTTCGCCGCCCTTCGCGAACGCCTGATGAATTCATCCCGCCCGTATGTGATCGGTGCGTTAAGTGCGACAAGAATGAGTTTTCACGACGGTCCCGGCGGGCCGAACGGCGTTCCCCGCGGGGTAGTTTCGTCGCGGGCGCCGGAAGGAGCGCCCGCCCGGGGGCGTGCGTCACCACGGCCCCGGGGACGACCGGACCCGAGGAATTCCGTATGTGCGAGCCCGTTCGCCGAGGGCGCCGGCAGCTGCCCCCCGAGCGCATGCACCGTACCAGTCTCAACTTCTCTCCCGTAGGGCTCAACCGTGCCCGGGGCGGCCGCCCGACGGCCGGGCCGGGCGCCCTGATCGCCGCCCTGATCCTGCTCCGGGCGCTCGTCACGGACACCGCCGCGGCACGGCCGGGTCCGCCCGCGTCCTGAGCGTGCCCCGCCCCGTCCGGCCCGCCGGAGGGCACGTCACCCAGGGGTCCCGGCACGCCGCGGCCCGGGTGGGCCCGCCCCGTGCCACCACGGTGCGGGGCGCCGCCGGTGCCGCCACGACCCGTGGCACCGCGCCACCAGGACGCGTCGCACGGTCCCGCAGGCCCGAGGAGCGCCTCATGTCCGCCACCCCTCGATCGAGTGTGCCGCCCGGCGGCGTCCGCCGTCACCCGCCCGTGCCGGCCGCACCCGCCGCCATCGCGAAGCTGGGGCTGAGCGCCTTCGCCGAGCGGAACCAGCCCCGTTACACCCGCTACGCCCGTGTCCGTCTCGGCGGAACCGCCGCGGCACGGGACGTGGTACGCGCCACCCTCGACTTCGCCCGCGCCGACTGGCACCGGCTGCTGAGCCGGCCCAGTCCCGCCGCGGACATCTGGGCCGAACTCCACCGCCAGATCGACCGCCACCGTGACGGGCACCCGCCCCCGGACGAAGACGTGACCGCCCTGTACCGGGCACTGCCACGGACCGGCGCCGACAGCGTGCTGCTGTGCCGCCGGCTCGGGCTGGGAACGTCCGAGGCGGCCGAACTCATGGGACGGGAGCCGCCCGCCGTCGAAGCCGCCCTCGCCGCCGCCCGCCGGGCGCTGCCCCATCTCGTCGACAAGGGAGCGCGCTGACCGGCCTTTCACACCCCCGCGCACACCCCCGCGCGTAATCCTGCGAACGCGGCGCTCGGCTCCGCGGCTTTTCGCCACCCTGCGCCACCCTTCACCCTTTCCGGCGGTGGTGGCGGTGTGCGGCGCGCTCCTAAGATGGGCCACTCGACGTTGGCCGTGGCAGGACTGGCGAGGGGGCGCGTCCGTTGCAGGAGACAAACCGTGTGGTGGACCTGTCGGTGCCGAGCGCCGCACGGATGTACGACTGGCTCCTGGGCGGCAGCAACAACTTCGAAGTCGA
It contains:
- a CDS encoding response regulator, whose translation is MHPTEPDPLRIVLAEDGVLLREGLIGLLARFGHRVVAAVGDADALHAAVDTHTPDLVITDVRMPPGQTDEGLRAAVALRERRPGLPVLVLSQYVQRSYAADMLDSGDGSGVGYLLKDRIGQIDDFLTAVATVAAGGTVVDPEVVRQLLRRRRDPLERLTPREREVLALMAEGRSNAAICRELVVSEAAVSKHIGNILMKLDLPPAEETHRRVMAVLEFLRA
- a CDS encoding winged helix-turn-helix transcriptional regulator translates to MVTRTRLDDSPCPVARSVDAIGDWWSLLIVRDAFDGSRRFGEFQRSLGVAKNILTARLRTLVAGGVLESVPASDGSAYREYVLTAKGRALFPVVVALRQWGEEYFFGPDEPHSRLVDREQGCGLRPLEVRAADGRLVGPDDTTVRKVSPG
- a CDS encoding MFS transporter, with product MSRGVVALFAVACGAAVANVYFSQPLLVTIGQDLSMSPALVGAVVTLTHAGYGLGLFLLVPLGDVTDRRRLVVAQLLLLVVALAVVATAPTATVLLAGMAATGLCAVVTQTLVAFATSLAPPAGRGRVVGLVTSGVVVGILLARTASGVLADLAGWRSVYLASASLTAVLALVLYRVLPHHGGTPPTPLRYGRLLGSTVALFAREPLLRLRALFGLLVFAAFSTLWSSVALPLSEAPYHLSHSAIGALGLIGAAGALAATAAGRLNDRGLSRQTTGTALALLTVSWLPLAFTRDSFAALIAGVVLLDLAVQAVHVTNQTLIYALHPDAGSRLIGGYMICYAVGSATGAIAATALYAAAGWGAVCALGAGVRGRARRGGRPAGLGALPCWAPWRFSTEGRCPRPTCSRSR
- a CDS encoding aminotransferase class IV is translated as MAILDGRPVSAADVLPLALTNLGHFTTLRVEADGGVRGLALHMERLVRDCATVWGADLDTGRVRAYVRQGLEGHPRPCVVRVTVYDPAADIGHPAAAGEPRVLVTVRPAGALPPPPLRVRTVVYERDLPEVKHTGLFGALHARAAAQRAGYDDALFVGRDGLVSEGVTWNVGFVDREGTVVWPQAPVLPGVTMTLLRRHAAHRSTTVTPQQAAGMAAAFATNAGIGVRPLSAIDGTGFPAGHPVLARLQETYAAIPGEIP